In a genomic window of Quercus lobata isolate SW786 chromosome 4, ValleyOak3.0 Primary Assembly, whole genome shotgun sequence:
- the LOC115986526 gene encoding glycosyltransferase-like KOBITO 1, protein MANSHQQSLLRSTPSSSISSKLLLLLTVLPLTLAALAFVLQWRGGITDPTTRWAPPGSQHLFPGMDPSPLSPTAHQHQSSSSSDCASLRQGLTPSFPYYHGWKFDDLSNLKPKICITTSTSAGLEQILPWMFFHKVIGVSTFFLFVEGKAASPAVSKVLESIPGVKVIYRTRELEEQQAKSRIWNETWLSSFFYKPCNYELFVKQSLNMEMAIVMARDAGMDWIIHLDTDELLHPADAREYSLRQLLLDVPGNVDMVIFPNYESSVEREDIKDPFSEISMFKRNYDHLPKDTYFGMYKDATRGNPNYFLTYGNGKSAARIQDHLRPNGAHRWHNYMKTPNEIKLEEAAVLHYTYAKFSDLTSRRDRCGCKPTKEDVKRCFMLEFDRAAFIIASTATEEEMLNWYREHIVWGDKDVKMKLLRKGVLTRIYAPMVIIQGLRESGVFSSVIASAPTTISKDKFLSSIVSSNSSRAAASESLPSRRIGRSREHQATARRVLEIESAAFYEVAVPPLSPPGMNDDRLIIEV, encoded by the exons ATGGCCAACAGCCACCAGCAATCGTTGCTGCGTTCAACACCATCATCTTCGATCTCCTCCaagctcctcctcctcctcacgGTTCTTCCTCTCACTCTTGCAGCCTTGGCTTTCGTCCTCCAATGGCGTGGAGGCATCACCGACCCCACCACTCGCTGGGCCCCACCTGGGTCCCAACACTTGTTCCCTGGGATGGAcccttctcctctctctcccaCCGCTCACCAGCACCAGTCCTCCTCCTCCTCTGACTGTGCCAGTCTTCGCCAAGGCTTGACTCCTTCGTTTCCTTACTACCATGGATGGAAGTTCGATGACTTGTCCAATCTCAAGCCTAAG ATATGTATTACGACAAGTACTTCAGCTGGTTTAGAGCAGATCTTGCCATGGATGTTTTTTCATAAGGTTATTGGAGTCtcaaccttttttctttttgtggagGGAAAGGCTGCATCTCCGGCTGTGTCTAAAGTTCTGGAATCTATCCCA GGAGTAAAAGTGATATATAGAACAAGAGAGCTGGAGGAGCAACAGGCTAAGAG CCGGATTTGGAATGAGACATGGCTTTCAAGTTTCTTTTACAAGCCTTGCAATTATGAGCTGTTTGTGAAGCAATCTCTCAATATGGAGATGGCTATTGTAATGGCCCGG GATGCTGGCATGGACTGGATAATTCATCTTGACACTGATGAGTTATTACACCCAGCTGATGCTCGGGAGTATTCACTGAGGCAGCTGCTGCTTGATGTGCCTGGGAATGTGGATATGGTTATATTTCCTAACTAT GAGAGCAGTGTTGAACGAGAGGATATCAAAGACCCTTTTAGTGAG ATATCGATGTTCAAGAGAAATTATGACCATCTTCCAAAGGACACATATTTTGGCATGTACAAGGATGCAACTCGTGGTAATCCAAACTACTTTTTGACTTATGGAAATGGGAAATCAGCTGCTCGGATTCAAGATCACCTTCGTCCTAATGGTGCACACAGATGGCATAATTATATGAAAACCCCAAA TGAGATAAAATTGGAGGAGGCTGCTGTTCTACACTACACGTATGCCAAATTTTCGGACTTGACCTCTAGGCGTGATCGGTGTGGCTGCAAGCCTACAAAGGAGGATGTCAAAAGATGCTTTATGTTGGAATTTGATAGAGCT GCATTCATAATTGCTTCTACTGCAACAGAGGAGGAGATGCTGAACTG GTACCGGGAACACATTGTGTGGGGTGACAAAGATGTAAAAATGAAACTACTGAGGAAGGGCGTTTTAACTCGCATATATGCTCCAATG GTCATAATACAAGGTTTAAGGGAGTCTGGTGTCTTCAGCTCTGTTATTGCATCTGCCCCAACAACTATTTCAAAGGATAAATTTTTATCGTCCATTGTTAGTAGTAACTCATCCAGAGCTGCTGCCTCTGAATCCCTTCCCTCAAGAAGGATTGGTAGAAGTAGAGAGCATCAGGCCACTGCTAGGAGGGTCTTGGAAATTGAATCTGCTGCATTTTATGAAGTGGCTGTTCCACCGTTGTCACCCCCAGGAATGAATGATGACCGCCTTATCATTGAAGTGTGA